In the Candidatus Electrothrix sp. GW3-4 genome, one interval contains:
- a CDS encoding ABC-three component system protein: MKYAYEDLNDEQFEQLIVFLCQRLLGISVQGFAKGPDGGRDAKFVGTAELHPSRTAPWIGTTIIQAKHTNGYNRNFSEPNFYSVKSMTSVLAKEIPRIKKLRLNKQLDHYMLFSNRRLAGNAESEIREYISTQCNIKQESIYLCGLEQLENWLKTFPDVPRLADLDPVDSPLIVSPDDLSDIIQALARQKNTLPNIIDDPPIQRISYEEKNRINQMSVEYAKAQRKKYLKETAEIRIFLAAPENIDLLELYESIADEFQLKIIAKRKDYQEFDQVMEYLVDQLFNRDPILRSHKRLTRTMLFYMYWNCDIGELEDAETY, encoded by the coding sequence ATGAAATACGCATACGAAGATCTCAACGACGAACAATTTGAGCAGTTAATCGTATTCTTATGTCAACGTTTACTTGGTATCTCTGTGCAGGGATTTGCCAAAGGGCCTGATGGCGGTCGAGATGCTAAATTTGTCGGAACGGCAGAACTGCATCCAAGCCGAACAGCTCCTTGGATTGGAACCACTATTATTCAGGCCAAGCATACAAACGGTTACAACCGTAACTTTTCTGAGCCTAACTTCTACAGCGTCAAGAGCATGACCTCTGTTCTTGCAAAAGAAATCCCCCGCATAAAGAAACTCCGCTTAAACAAGCAACTTGATCATTATATGCTGTTTTCTAATAGGCGCTTAGCGGGAAATGCAGAAAGCGAAATAAGAGAATACATCTCGACACAATGTAATATCAAGCAAGAATCTATTTACTTATGCGGACTGGAGCAGCTTGAAAACTGGCTCAAGACCTTTCCGGATGTGCCAAGACTTGCGGATCTTGATCCTGTTGATTCACCGTTAATCGTAAGCCCGGATGATCTATCTGATATTATCCAGGCACTTGCCCGACAAAAGAATACACTGCCAAATATCATTGACGATCCACCGATTCAACGAATAAGCTATGAAGAGAAGAATAGAATAAACCAAATGAGCGTTGAATATGCTAAAGCTCAACGTAAAAAGTACCTGAAGGAAACAGCAGAAATTCGTATTTTCTTGGCAGCTCCTGAAAATATTGATCTTCTCGAATTGTATGAATCTATTGCGGATGAATTTCAATTAAAAATAATCGCAAAAAGAAAAGACTACCAAGAATTCGACCAGGTAATGGAATATCTCGTTGATCAGTTGTTTAATCGAGATCCAATTCTGAGAAGCCATAAGCGATTAACCCGTACTATGCTGTTTTATATGTATTGGAACTGTGATATCGGAGAATTGGAAGATGCTGAGACCTACTAA
- a CDS encoding HAD hydrolase-like protein, translating into MLKLVIFDCDGVMFESREANRAYYNHMLEAFACPPMNEEELGYVHIHNVFDSISHIFRNHRHIDMAEVEKYRQQLDYSSFLKHMTITPDLKQFLQAITPKYNRAISTNRTNTMDMLLDIFGLRDSFEIVMTASNSPRPKPAPDALHIILDHFSLPVEEAIFIGDSTVDRDHCASVGMKLIAFQNPQLEAAHHVDTFMEILQLPEFC; encoded by the coding sequence ATGTTGAAACTGGTCATCTTTGATTGCGACGGTGTTATGTTCGAGTCCCGCGAGGCAAATCGGGCCTACTATAATCATATGCTGGAGGCCTTTGCCTGCCCGCCCATGAATGAGGAGGAGCTCGGCTATGTTCATATCCATAACGTCTTTGATTCTATAAGCCATATCTTCCGTAACCATAGGCATATTGATATGGCTGAGGTGGAAAAGTACCGCCAGCAGCTTGATTACAGTTCTTTCCTTAAGCACATGACCATCACCCCTGATCTCAAGCAATTCCTTCAGGCCATCACCCCAAAGTATAACCGGGCCATCTCCACCAACCGGACCAATACCATGGATATGCTCCTGGACATCTTTGGTCTGCGGGACAGCTTTGAGATCGTCATGACGGCCTCCAACTCACCCCGACCTAAGCCTGCCCCGGACGCCCTGCACATCATCCTGGATCATTTCAGCCTGCCAGTGGAGGAGGCCATCTTTATCGGGGACTCCACAGTGGATCGCGATCATTGCGCCTCTGTGGGGATGAAGCTGATCGCCTTTCAAAATCCCCAGCTTGAGGCGGCGCATCATGTGGATACCTTTATGGAGATTTTGCAGTTGCCGGAATTCTGCTAA
- a CDS encoding HD domain-containing protein yields MASKEEESREAAGEPAVAAELLETLHKISARYCLEEGGSHGPDHSERVLHTAMNISNKMGARLDILVPAALLHDIGRKQESSTKGKVCHAELGAAMAEPILQELGYSAADRAAICHCIHAHRFRSSISPETIEAKILFDADKLDSIGAIGIGRAFLFAGQIGARLHNAELDPADTKTYSTEDTAYREFQVKMSRVREQMLTPLGRQIAERRHAFMETFFSELHREIYGSE; encoded by the coding sequence TTGGCGAGTAAGGAAGAAGAAAGCCGGGAAGCCGCCGGAGAACCAGCTGTTGCAGCGGAATTACTGGAGACCCTGCATAAGATAAGCGCCCGCTACTGCCTGGAAGAAGGCGGTTCCCACGGACCGGACCACAGCGAGCGGGTCCTGCACACGGCCATGAACATAAGCAACAAGATGGGTGCCCGCCTGGACATCCTTGTCCCGGCTGCCCTGCTCCACGATATTGGGCGCAAGCAGGAGAGCAGCACCAAAGGCAAGGTCTGTCATGCGGAGCTGGGAGCAGCAATGGCAGAGCCGATTCTTCAGGAACTCGGATATTCCGCAGCAGACCGGGCAGCAATCTGCCATTGCATTCATGCCCATCGTTTTCGCAGCAGCATCTCACCGGAAACCATCGAGGCCAAGATCCTCTTTGATGCGGACAAGCTGGACTCCATCGGGGCCATCGGCATTGGCAGGGCCTTTCTCTTTGCCGGTCAGATCGGGGCCCGACTCCATAATGCAGAGCTTGATCCGGCAGATACCAAAACCTACTCCACTGAGGATACGGCCTACCGCGAGTTTCAGGTCAAGATGTCCCGAGTGCGGGAGCAGATGCTCACCCCCCTGGGACGCCAGATCGCCGAGCGGAGGCATGCCTTTATGGAGACTTTTTTCAGTGAACTGCATCGTGAGATTTACGGCTCAGAGTAG
- a CDS encoding YkgJ family cysteine cluster protein yields MNDHNLPQHCSSLGENETFCFSCHPAVPCFNECCHQLDLILTPYDVLRLKNKLKRHSGIFLEQFVIIEWEEGMLFPSCYLTMVDDGKASCVFVKDYGCRVYEDRPAACRAYPVGRGVSCQQDGTIQEQFVLLKEPHCRGFEADREFTAAEYFKDQGLEEYNRYNDKMTELLQHPRIRAGFRPTKEQAEQYIMALYNLDTFRQELKSGDIKLNKPLSPMEQQTMETSDNVLLLIAIRWLIQEYFGE; encoded by the coding sequence ATGAACGACCATAACCTTCCCCAACATTGCAGCTCCCTGGGCGAAAACGAAACGTTTTGTTTTTCCTGTCATCCCGCTGTCCCCTGTTTCAACGAATGCTGCCACCAGCTGGATCTGATCCTGACCCCCTATGATGTCCTGCGCCTGAAAAACAAGCTCAAGCGCCATTCCGGCATATTTCTGGAGCAGTTCGTTATCATTGAATGGGAAGAGGGGATGCTCTTCCCGAGCTGCTATCTGACCATGGTTGATGACGGCAAGGCCAGCTGTGTCTTTGTCAAAGACTATGGCTGTCGGGTCTATGAGGATCGGCCAGCGGCCTGTCGGGCCTATCCCGTGGGACGGGGCGTCTCCTGCCAGCAGGACGGGACCATCCAGGAACAATTTGTCTTGTTGAAAGAGCCCCATTGTCGCGGTTTCGAGGCAGACAGGGAATTCACCGCTGCCGAGTATTTCAAGGACCAGGGCCTGGAAGAGTATAACCGCTATAACGACAAGATGACGGAGCTCCTTCAACATCCCAGGATTCGGGCAGGGTTTCGCCCAACCAAGGAGCAGGCTGAGCAGTACATCATGGCCCTCTATAATTTGGACACCTTCCGCCAGGAGCTCAAGAGCGGCGATATCAAGCTGAACAAACCCCTCTCGCCCATGGAACAACAGACCATGGAGACCAGCGATAATGTCCTCCTCCTCATCGCCATTCGTTGGTTGATCCAGGAATACTTTGGCGAGTAA
- the bamA gene encoding outer membrane protein assembly factor BamA yields MRYSSQAQHTVQAVMPRLFAALLLPLLIFLAASTASAIEQNTVFLPLKINAEDSETVAQRVDVALEAALRDKDLVMLTRLEAKGLVDYNGPWPPSTAALTKVAEKAGLDYVAVGSLTMLGEHISVDMQVVDLLKPETPHSSYREGTSLSEIHSVLKGTLVDVLSYTNRDLIIAAITPEGNKRIDSGAIRRKISTKPGDTYSPDTLRKDLKQVFSMGYFDNVEIEVNDSAEGKAVIFRVQEKPLIKTVTFTGLDKVQEEDVRDAANIQVNTILNPARLKDAVKRINGLYRSKGYYAAQSKFALDHPDENSVDVNFIINEGDKMSISGIRFVGNESFTAEELEDEIQTATWNWYSSWITEAGTLKLDVLEQDAARLGAFYNNQGFIEAKVGEPEVEEAGEDLYVTFTIQEGPRYQVGTVEIEGDLIEDRDKMIGLLQIRQEKFLNRKILRDDVMKLTDLYAEHGYAFADIRPQVNKSATGKRVNISFTIEKGDLVSFNRIKIQGNTRTRDNVIRRDLAVEEGGVYDSKAIRTSTNRLQRLGYFEDVTVIPQETMNNDQMDVMVAVKEKPTGQFSIGAGYSSSDKLMFMGEISEDNFLGLGTRLAFAANLSAVSNKFNLSYTDPRLFDSRVSAGIDAFNWEREYTDYTKGSTGGGLRFGHQFFEKWRIYYGYTWTDTELSDISEDASDYILESAKLNITSAVRLSFVRDTRDRRFNASSGSKHSLSIKYAGGPLGGEAAYTKLEGYTSWFFPLPLDLVFHTKLAAGQAFENEDGKLPVYDNFYLGGMNSIRGFKSSSISPIDPSNDEKYGGDKMWFSNVEIFFPLLADAGVRGVAFVDFGNVYDMDDDWNFGNIKKSTGLGINWLSPMGPLRLIWGYNLDSQDGDEDAQWDFAMGGSF; encoded by the coding sequence ATGCGTTATTCATCTCAAGCTCAACACACGGTGCAAGCGGTTATGCCACGTCTTTTTGCTGCCTTGTTGCTCCCGTTGCTTATCTTCCTTGCCGCCAGTACAGCTTCGGCCATTGAACAAAACACGGTTTTCCTCCCTCTGAAAATCAACGCGGAAGACAGCGAAACTGTGGCCCAACGGGTCGATGTCGCCCTTGAGGCGGCATTGCGCGATAAGGACTTGGTCATGCTCACCCGTCTTGAGGCAAAAGGATTGGTGGACTATAACGGCCCATGGCCTCCCTCCACTGCTGCCCTGACCAAGGTGGCAGAAAAAGCTGGTCTGGATTACGTGGCGGTTGGCAGCCTGACCATGCTCGGTGAGCATATCTCGGTAGATATGCAGGTTGTTGACCTCCTCAAGCCGGAAACACCGCATTCCTCCTACCGGGAAGGGACCTCGCTGTCCGAGATCCATTCGGTGCTCAAGGGGACCTTAGTGGATGTCCTCAGCTACACCAATCGTGACCTCATTATCGCCGCGATCACCCCTGAAGGCAATAAACGCATTGATTCCGGGGCAATTCGCCGGAAGATATCCACAAAACCCGGAGACACCTACAGCCCGGACACTCTGCGTAAGGATCTGAAACAGGTCTTTTCCATGGGCTATTTCGACAACGTAGAGATTGAGGTCAATGACTCGGCAGAAGGAAAAGCGGTCATCTTTCGGGTCCAGGAAAAGCCCCTCATCAAAACCGTCACCTTTACCGGACTGGATAAAGTCCAGGAGGAGGACGTGCGGGATGCGGCCAATATCCAGGTCAACACTATCCTCAATCCAGCCAGGCTCAAAGATGCGGTCAAACGGATCAACGGGCTCTACAGAAGCAAGGGCTATTATGCAGCCCAGAGCAAATTTGCCTTGGACCATCCCGATGAAAACTCTGTTGATGTGAATTTCATTATCAATGAGGGCGACAAGATGTCCATCTCCGGCATTCGCTTTGTCGGTAATGAATCCTTTACTGCAGAGGAACTGGAAGACGAGATCCAGACCGCAACCTGGAACTGGTATTCCTCTTGGATCACCGAGGCAGGGACCTTGAAGCTGGATGTTTTGGAGCAGGATGCGGCCCGGCTGGGGGCCTTTTATAATAATCAGGGATTTATCGAGGCCAAGGTCGGCGAGCCGGAAGTAGAAGAGGCTGGAGAGGATCTCTATGTCACCTTTACTATCCAGGAAGGCCCGCGCTATCAGGTAGGGACTGTGGAAATTGAAGGCGATCTGATTGAGGACCGGGATAAAATGATCGGCTTGTTGCAGATCCGGCAGGAGAAGTTCCTCAACCGTAAGATCCTACGCGACGATGTGATGAAACTTACCGATCTCTATGCGGAACATGGCTATGCCTTTGCCGATATCCGGCCTCAGGTCAACAAATCAGCAACAGGCAAACGGGTCAATATCTCCTTTACGATCGAGAAAGGTGACCTGGTCAGCTTTAATAGGATTAAAATCCAGGGCAACACCCGGACCAGAGATAATGTTATTCGCCGCGACCTGGCCGTGGAAGAAGGTGGTGTCTATGACTCCAAGGCGATCAGGACGTCCACCAATCGCCTGCAGCGTCTGGGATATTTTGAAGACGTCACGGTCATCCCTCAGGAGACCATGAATAATGACCAGATGGATGTCATGGTTGCGGTCAAGGAAAAACCGACGGGCCAATTCAGTATCGGGGCAGGTTACTCCTCATCAGACAAGCTCATGTTCATGGGGGAGATCTCAGAGGATAACTTTCTCGGCCTGGGAACCCGCTTGGCCTTTGCTGCCAATCTCAGCGCAGTGAGTAATAAGTTTAACCTCTCTTACACCGATCCCCGCCTCTTTGACTCCAGGGTTTCTGCTGGTATTGACGCCTTTAACTGGGAACGGGAATACACCGACTACACCAAGGGTTCAACCGGTGGGGGCCTGCGCTTTGGCCATCAGTTTTTTGAAAAATGGCGCATCTACTACGGCTACACCTGGACAGACACCGAGCTGAGTGATATCTCAGAGGATGCCTCAGATTACATCCTGGAATCAGCCAAGCTCAACATCACCAGTGCGGTTCGCCTCTCCTTTGTCCGTGACACCCGAGACCGCCGCTTTAACGCCAGTTCCGGCTCCAAACACAGCCTGAGCATTAAATATGCCGGTGGCCCGCTGGGCGGTGAGGCCGCTTACACGAAACTGGAGGGCTATACCAGCTGGTTTTTCCCCCTGCCCCTTGATCTGGTCTTCCACACCAAGCTGGCTGCTGGTCAGGCCTTTGAGAACGAGGACGGCAAGCTGCCAGTCTATGATAACTTCTACCTCGGTGGTATGAACTCCATTCGTGGTTTCAAGTCCTCTTCTATCAGCCCCATCGACCCAAGCAATGATGAAAAATACGGTGGTGATAAGATGTGGTTTAGTAACGTTGAAATCTTTTTCCCCCTCCTTGCTGATGCGGGCGTTCGCGGGGTTGCCTTTGTGGATTTCGGCAACGTCTATGACATGGATGATGACTGGAATTTCGGCAATATCAAGAAATCAACTGGACTCGGGATCAACTGGCTTTCTCCCATGGGACCGCTTCGTCTGATCTGGGGATATAACCTCGACTCCCAGGACGGCGACGAAGATGCCCAGTGGGACTTCGCCATGGGTGGCAGCTTCTAA
- a CDS encoding lysophospholipid acyltransferase family protein, translating to MSLIQLIRGILAYLTIPPLTAAVCLGAIADVHWFRKSKEKAQIFPRTWGKVLCHIANITVRVQGKEHLDPAKPYIFIGNHASMADIMSFSGYIEHDYRWIAKKELFAIPIFGPGMRAVDFISIDRSRGREAVKSLNDAAKRIASGASVILFPEGTRSADGRLQPFKTGAIMLALKAGVDVVPVGFNGTHQAIPKGKLLSRGGDVVLRIGTPIPTKEFKAKDKQMLAELLHQKVAELLDECHRPLPESQNSPIVSAEAEG from the coding sequence ATGTCTCTTATCCAATTAATTCGAGGTATCCTCGCCTACCTCACCATTCCACCTCTGACAGCTGCGGTCTGTCTTGGTGCCATTGCAGATGTTCATTGGTTTCGCAAATCAAAGGAAAAAGCACAGATCTTCCCCAGAACCTGGGGAAAAGTCCTCTGTCACATCGCCAACATCACCGTTCGGGTTCAGGGAAAGGAACATCTTGATCCTGCCAAGCCCTATATCTTTATCGGCAACCACGCGAGCATGGCAGATATCATGAGCTTTTCCGGCTACATCGAACATGATTACCGTTGGATCGCCAAAAAAGAGCTCTTTGCCATCCCGATCTTCGGTCCTGGTATGCGGGCGGTGGATTTCATCTCCATTGATCGCTCTCGCGGCAGAGAAGCGGTTAAAAGCCTGAACGATGCGGCAAAACGCATTGCCAGTGGGGCCTCGGTTATCCTTTTTCCCGAAGGGACCCGTAGTGCAGACGGTCGCCTCCAACCCTTTAAAACCGGGGCCATTATGCTGGCACTCAAGGCCGGGGTCGATGTTGTCCCGGTGGGCTTCAACGGCACCCATCAGGCAATACCTAAGGGAAAATTATTGTCGCGGGGAGGAGATGTCGTGCTGCGCATCGGCACGCCCATACCGACCAAGGAGTTCAAGGCCAAGGATAAACAGATGCTGGCCGAGCTCCTGCATCAGAAGGTAGCTGAGCTCCTGGATGAATGCCATCGTCCCCTGCCGGAATCGCAGAACAGCCCTATCGTTTCTGCTGAAGCCGAAGGATAG
- a CDS encoding toxic anion resistance protein, producing MDKLPVLVLSDQKNDLLYTKLAEKSPEKMQAARDLAPTLDFSRSQSVLAFGVRSQKGLVDFTDSVLTNIRSGDAGPAGQLMAKLKGKILDLDVRGLPKSTGGKLSVIAASIPVIGGWLSAKVDAARAFIRRYEVLKVQIDDITRKLEAEKTNQIEHLNRLDTLYERNEEYFDALEVTIAAGELKMVAMEEQFEQQRQLLASQATVDAKELQDLKDFGDAIQSLDRRLYNLKLARASAITSGPTIRVAQEGSKAIVEMIQESILMMIPEWKKQLVIAISLFDQKRAMTMVNETRDMTNNLMLSTAEMLGETQATVKKAQGEGYVKVETLQKMTDKLVQTIDQGIKMDAQNKQKRAEGIQKLAQAEEKLKEALKTANESVIA from the coding sequence ATGGACAAGTTACCGGTTCTGGTCCTATCGGATCAGAAAAACGATTTGCTGTATACCAAACTTGCGGAAAAATCCCCGGAAAAAATGCAGGCAGCCAGAGATCTGGCGCCAACCCTTGATTTCAGCCGAAGCCAATCTGTGCTGGCCTTTGGGGTGCGCAGTCAGAAGGGGTTGGTGGACTTCACAGATTCGGTCCTGACCAATATCAGATCCGGTGATGCCGGGCCAGCTGGTCAGCTCATGGCCAAGCTAAAGGGAAAGATCCTGGATCTTGATGTACGGGGCCTGCCCAAGAGTACAGGCGGAAAACTGAGTGTCATCGCCGCCAGTATTCCGGTCATAGGCGGTTGGCTCTCTGCAAAGGTGGATGCTGCCCGCGCCTTTATCCGTCGTTATGAGGTCCTCAAGGTCCAGATCGACGATATCACCCGAAAGCTTGAGGCAGAGAAGACCAATCAGATAGAACATCTGAATCGCCTGGACACCTTATATGAAAGAAACGAAGAGTATTTCGATGCCTTAGAGGTGACCATTGCTGCCGGTGAACTGAAAATGGTCGCAATGGAAGAGCAGTTTGAACAACAGCGCCAACTCCTTGCCTCTCAGGCAACGGTGGATGCCAAGGAGTTACAGGACCTCAAAGACTTCGGCGATGCCATCCAGTCGTTAGACCGCCGACTGTATAACCTCAAGCTGGCCCGGGCCTCGGCAATAACCTCCGGCCCTACCATTCGCGTGGCCCAGGAAGGCTCCAAGGCCATTGTGGAAATGATTCAGGAATCCATCCTGATGATGATCCCAGAGTGGAAAAAACAGCTGGTTATTGCCATCTCCCTGTTCGATCAAAAAAGAGCTATGACCATGGTCAATGAGACCAGAGATATGACCAATAACCTCATGCTTTCCACGGCCGAGATGCTCGGTGAGACCCAGGCCACGGTAAAAAAGGCCCAGGGGGAAGGCTATGTTAAGGTCGAGACCCTGCAAAAAATGACCGACAAACTGGTGCAAACCATTGATCAGGGCATAAAGATGGATGCTCAAAATAAGCAAAAGCGGGCTGAAGGTATCCAGAAGCTTGCCCAGGCAGAAGAAAAACTCAAAGAAGCTTTAAAAACAGCCAACGAATCTGTTATCGCCTAA
- a CDS encoding 5-bromo-4-chloroindolyl phosphate hydrolysis family protein — translation MVSGLGAAFIFTLLWIILPGENDFWFALIFSLVSYFGIRLVFRSLFFRKISIQLPAGLSREDFTVFLIACSESLTLLKKDAELINKLSFRHTVLHLCVLGDELLVNFEKDPQDVQAARELPDRLQRLHEILAGYLDLANQRNQSPQTLRAIQDTEKAVTKAVATFEQLHHRLLENDAIDLSTSARTLDNLLDFD, via the coding sequence ATGGTATCTGGTTTGGGTGCAGCCTTTATTTTCACTCTGCTCTGGATCATTCTACCGGGCGAAAACGACTTCTGGTTTGCTTTGATTTTTTCCTTGGTCAGCTATTTCGGCATACGCCTTGTCTTCCGTTCGCTTTTTTTTCGGAAGATCTCGATCCAATTACCAGCAGGGCTTTCCAGAGAGGACTTCACTGTCTTTCTTATTGCCTGCTCGGAGAGCCTTACCCTCCTGAAAAAGGATGCGGAATTGATTAACAAACTGTCTTTCCGGCACACCGTGCTCCATCTCTGTGTGCTCGGTGATGAATTATTGGTCAATTTTGAAAAAGATCCCCAGGACGTGCAAGCAGCACGGGAACTACCTGATCGCTTACAACGCCTTCATGAAATACTAGCGGGCTATCTTGACCTAGCCAATCAGAGAAATCAATCCCCTCAAACCCTGCGCGCTATCCAGGACACGGAAAAAGCCGTGACGAAGGCTGTGGCCACATTTGAGCAACTCCATCACCGCCTGCTGGAAAACGACGCCATTGACCTAAGCACGAGTGCCAGGACCCTGGACAATCTGCTCGACTTTGACTGA
- a CDS encoding transposase codes for MLNVKDHKTINMFDPFDYLGPKRRKMLDESWAGIFRDHVRHILPVDLLTRYFSTGMGRPTNELVAMMGAMLLQHMHDLTDEETAEQFAFNIQWHYALDITSNSDKAAYVCPRSIWTMRSIMTEYGLYDDIFKAVGDELMKTFDADPSLQRIDSVHIFSNMKHLGRVGIFTGTIKKFLTNLKRQHKNEFKALDPDLRDRYLKKEEANAFSMVKPSESTKTLQMVADDLFFFINKFASHHSIPSMDSYQLMTRILKEQCITEQGGNTDELRVTLKPNKDIPSDSLQNPSDPDAGYSGHKGKGYQVQIAETYSTEEDAEILSLITYVDVQAAHESDADALIPYLEAAEQRGVKPEEISADTLYGSDDNHEAAKQKGVDLIAPTLDRQKGLFCTLTDFEFSENGFVISCPEQCRPVKKSRKKDRFTIAFSSERCDACPRVNHCPVKPGKKDLSYLRYNEKNVRLAQRRAYERTDEFKEKYRFRAGVEATMSQLDRRTGIKHLRVRGMKAVRFAATMKATALNIIRAAAYKKRRNKGKNPSSPSFGGLIGLILIVKEHFHNFLDKIKIAKVTSPTF; via the coding sequence ATGCTAAACGTCAAAGATCACAAAACCATCAACATGTTCGACCCGTTTGATTATCTCGGGCCAAAACGTCGAAAAATGCTGGACGAGTCATGGGCCGGGATTTTTCGGGATCATGTCCGTCATATTCTTCCGGTTGATCTCCTTACCCGGTATTTCAGTACGGGCATGGGGCGACCAACCAATGAACTCGTTGCCATGATGGGGGCAATGTTGTTGCAGCATATGCATGATCTGACAGACGAAGAAACAGCCGAGCAGTTTGCCTTTAACATACAATGGCATTATGCCCTTGATATCACAAGCAACTCAGATAAAGCAGCCTATGTCTGTCCAAGAAGTATCTGGACCATGCGCTCTATCATGACGGAATATGGACTGTATGACGATATCTTCAAGGCTGTAGGCGACGAGCTTATGAAAACGTTCGATGCTGATCCTTCTCTGCAACGTATAGATTCTGTTCATATATTTTCCAACATGAAGCACCTCGGTCGTGTCGGGATCTTCACTGGCACCATCAAAAAATTCCTGACCAATCTCAAACGGCAGCACAAAAACGAGTTCAAAGCCCTTGACCCGGATTTGCGAGATCGCTACCTGAAAAAAGAAGAGGCAAATGCCTTCTCTATGGTCAAACCATCCGAATCGACCAAAACCCTGCAAATGGTTGCTGACGATCTTTTCTTTTTTATCAACAAGTTCGCCTCTCATCACAGCATCCCGTCTATGGACTCGTATCAGCTCATGACGCGTATTCTGAAAGAACAATGCATCACAGAGCAGGGCGGAAATACTGATGAACTGCGTGTTACTCTGAAGCCGAATAAGGATATCCCCTCCGACTCCCTTCAGAATCCCTCTGATCCCGATGCCGGATACAGCGGTCATAAAGGCAAGGGATATCAGGTGCAAATCGCAGAAACATACAGCACAGAGGAAGATGCTGAAATTCTTTCCCTGATTACCTATGTTGATGTGCAGGCTGCCCATGAAAGTGATGCCGATGCCCTGATACCGTATCTTGAGGCCGCAGAACAACGTGGCGTAAAACCGGAAGAAATATCAGCTGATACGCTCTACGGAAGCGATGACAATCACGAGGCGGCAAAACAAAAAGGCGTTGATCTGATCGCCCCCACGCTGGATCGCCAAAAAGGTCTCTTCTGCACTCTGACCGATTTTGAGTTTTCTGAAAACGGTTTTGTCATCTCGTGTCCTGAACAATGCCGACCTGTCAAAAAATCCAGGAAAAAAGACAGGTTCACCATAGCCTTTTCATCGGAAAGGTGTGATGCCTGCCCAAGAGTCAACCATTGCCCTGTCAAACCCGGCAAAAAAGACCTCAGCTATCTCCGATACAATGAAAAAAATGTCCGCCTCGCGCAAAGAAGGGCATACGAACGAACCGATGAATTCAAAGAAAAGTATCGGTTCCGGGCCGGGGTCGAGGCGACCATGTCGCAGCTTGATCGCCGCACGGGGATCAAGCATCTTCGGGTGCGGGGAATGAAAGCGGTTCGTTTCGCAGCGACCATGAAAGCAACAGCACTCAATATTATACGGGCAGCTGCGTACAAAAAACGGAGAAATAAGGGAAAAAATCCCTCTTCACCCTCCTTCGGAGGCTTGATTGGCCTGATTTTGATTGTCAAAGAGCATTTTCACAATTTTTTGGACAAAATCAAAATCGCCAAAGTCACATCACCAACTTTTTGA
- a CDS encoding methyltransferase domain-containing protein, with translation MVEEKQYSWNAEDYTRHSFAQQGWARELISKLDLQGYEAVLDIGCGDGKITAEIADLLPDGEVLGIDSSADMLDLAREKFSWSTHPNLSFQQRDARELTCEAEFDIVFSNAALHWLQDHRPVLTGISRALKLGGRTLLQMAGKGNAASLLVIFDKIIQTKEWQPYFTDFTFPYGFYGPELYKIWLKEAGLHPVRVELIPKDMSYPDRAGLEGWIRTTWQPYTERISVERREAFITELIDRYLVEHPADSEGGQVHVGMVRLEVEACPGKYREMNLIDPPSPADVP, from the coding sequence ATGGTAGAAGAAAAGCAATACAGCTGGAATGCAGAAGACTATACCCGCCATTCCTTTGCGCAGCAGGGGTGGGCCAGAGAGCTGATCAGTAAATTGGATCTCCAGGGCTATGAAGCTGTGTTAGATATCGGTTGTGGTGATGGCAAGATAACCGCAGAGATCGCTGATCTCCTGCCCGATGGTGAGGTCCTCGGCATAGATAGTTCAGCAGACATGTTGGATCTGGCCCGGGAAAAATTTTCCTGGTCAACCCATCCCAACCTTTCTTTCCAGCAACGGGATGCCAGAGAGCTGACCTGTGAGGCGGAATTTGACATTGTCTTCTCCAATGCTGCCCTGCATTGGCTGCAGGATCATCGTCCGGTACTGACAGGTATAAGCAGGGCCCTGAAGCTGGGCGGACGTACACTCCTGCAGATGGCCGGAAAAGGGAATGCCGCCTCGCTCCTTGTTATTTTTGATAAAATCATCCAGACAAAAGAATGGCAGCCGTATTTTACCGACTTTACCTTCCCCTATGGTTTCTACGGCCCTGAGCTGTATAAAATCTGGCTCAAGGAAGCTGGGCTGCATCCTGTCCGGGTTGAGCTTATTCCCAAGGATATGTCCTATCCTGATCGGGCCGGATTAGAGGGCTGGATACGTACCACCTGGCAGCCCTATACGGAACGAATTTCTGTTGAGCGCAGAGAAGCCTTTATTACAGAGCTTATTGACAGATATCTTGTGGAACACCCCGCAGACAGCGAAGGAGGACAGGTGCATGTGGGTATGGTACGCCTTGAGGTGGAAGCCTGTCCGGGAAAATATAGAGAGATGAATCTTATTGATCCGCCCAGTCCAGCAGACGTTCCATAG